TCGAAAAATGCTGCAGGCGCAATGCGAGTTCATGCCTGCCGTTCTCGCCGAAGCTGCGTCCCACGCCCAGCACCTCGGTGAACTGGAATGCGGTGCTGAAAGTGCGGTCGGGCGTCCTGTACAGGTGGTCCATCACCGTGCCGCCCACGCCGCCTTCGGCGAACCAGGACGAACGGCCGCCGTCGAAGCGATAGCGCCACGTATAGATGGCGCCGAGCTGCGTGTAGTTGCGCGAACCGCTGCCGAGCGCCGGCGCATGCCACTGGCTGACGAACAGGTCCCAGTAGGAAGTCAGTGCGCCTTCGTGCACCGGCTGGCGCAGCGACCAAGGCAGCGTGACGCCCACGGTCGTTGCATTGGTGGCGCCCTTGTCGCCATGCGGTGCACGGCCGCCCTCGAAGTAGATGCCGCGGGCGCTGTCTTCGAACGCATGGGCCTCGGTGCCCAGCAGGCCGAGAACGCCTGCGAACACCGCGGCCACGAGGGGCGCGGACGGTTGTACTTTCATGATGCGCGTCTGGAAAGCAAATGGTGAAAAGGAAGGAAATAATTACTTTCCGGCCCCTCCGCTGCTTTCCGGAAGGCTATTGCCATGTCGGCAGGTAGGACTTGTTCAACAAAATTGCGAAAACGATTTTGTTGCAGTGCAGCAATCAGCGTGGCCGGAGCCTATAGTGGTGCTCATTCATCCTCATGGTTCGCCCTTCTCTATGTCGTCTCTCACTTCTGCCGCCCGTTTGGCCAACCCGCTGATGCTGTGGGCCGACGTGGCTCTCAAGACCCAGGAAATGCTGCTGTCTTCCGGCTCGGTCATCCACATGCGCACCGAGCAAATGGCCAGGGCCGGGCTCGCGCCCAGCGCCGCCGACCTCGCGGAGTTCCAGCTCATGGGCAATGAAAAGCTCGCCGCGGCAGGCGAATCGGGCGCTGCCATGGTCAAGCAGTGGCACAGCAGCCATGTTTCGCTGGCCAGCCGCGCGCTGCAGCATTGGCTTCTCAGCGCGGGCGCTTTTCTGTCGATGGCGGGCAGCATCACGCCAGCGCAAGCTGCGGAGCGCGGCGACGCCTTCGTGAAGGCGAGCACCCGCGCGGCAAGCACGGCCGGCCAGCTCTCCGGCGCGGCCGTCCGCATTGCGCGCGAAGGGCTGAAGCCGATCCATGCGGCGGCCACCTCGAACGCCCGGCGCCTGGCCGAGCTGCGCGCCTGAGCGGGAGCCTCAGCCGCGCGCCGGCACCAGCGTCACGAGCGTGATCTCGGAAGGCGCGCCAAAGCGCTTCGGCGGGCCCCAGTAACCGGTGCCGCGGCTCACGTAGATCCACATGTCGTGCAGCCGGTGCAGGCCCGCGGTGAAAGGCTGCTGCATCGGCACGAACAGGTTCCACGGAAAAAACTGGCCGCCATGCGTGTGGCCCGAGAGCTGCAGCTGGTAGCCGGCCCTGGCCGCCACCGGCGCACTGCGCGGCTGGTGCGCCAGCAGCACGCGGGTGTGCACCAGCGGAGGAGCGTCGTACAGCGCCAGGTGCGGATCGCTTGCGTGCGTGGGGTCGAAGTGGCCGGCGGTGAAGTCGGTCACGCCCGCCAGCACCAACTGGCTCTCGAACAGCTCTTCGTCGTTCTGCGCGCCGCGCACATTGCGCGTCTGCAGCACCACATGCTCGTTGAGCAAGACCTTCAGGCCGAGCCGGCGCAGCTCGTCGATCCACGCATGCGCACCGGCGTAATACTCGTGGTTGCCCGTGACGACGAAAGTACCGTGCCGCG
The Variovorax paradoxus genome window above contains:
- a CDS encoding acyloxyacyl hydrolase yields the protein MKVQPSAPLVAAVFAGVLGLLGTEAHAFEDSARGIYFEGGRAPHGDKGATNATTVGVTLPWSLRQPVHEGALTSYWDLFVSQWHAPALGSGSRNYTQLGAIYTWRYRFDGGRSSWFAEGGVGGTVMDHLYRTPDRTFSTAFQFTEVLGVGRSFGENGRHELALRLQHFSNAGLKKPNPGENFVRLRYTYHF
- a CDS encoding polyhydroxyalkanoate granule-associated phasin gives rise to the protein MSSLTSAARLANPLMLWADVALKTQEMLLSSGSVIHMRTEQMARAGLAPSAADLAEFQLMGNEKLAAAGESGAAMVKQWHSSHVSLASRALQHWLLSAGAFLSMAGSITPAQAAERGDAFVKASTRAASTAGQLSGAAVRIAREGLKPIHAAATSNARRLAELRA